In the genome of Longimicrobiales bacterium, the window GCCGCGGCAAAGAACGGCGCGTGCAGCACGATGTTGCGGATGTTGCCGCCGGCCACGCTGAGCCGTGCGAGCCGCTGCGAGTCCACGCGGTCCGTGGGCGTGGCGGACGGGAAGACGTCGCCGCCAGATCTCGCGCCGCGCTTCGGCGTCCGGGAACGGGAACGCGACCGAACTCGACGAGCAGCAGCGCGCCTTCCAGCGCGCACTCCTGCTGCACGAGGCGCAACAGGTCGGTGCGCTCGAGCGGCGCGGCGCGCAGGGTATCCGTGGGGAGGGCAATGACCTGCGCGTGAAGCCGCGCCGACGTCCACCGCGTAATCGCGCTCCCAGCCCTCGTTCTCGAGCTTGAGAGTCTGGATCACGATGGCACCCACGCTCGCGTCGGGATCGGGCAGCGCCTGGTACTCCGACACCCAGCAGCGGTAGAGGCGGTAGGCGATGGCGAGCTGGCCGGACTCGTTGTATGCCTCGATCACGGTATCCTTGCGGAGGTCCTTCGGCGACACTTCCGCGCCGGGACCGCTGCCGGAGACGGAGACCGTGTTCGCCCACTGCTCGAACTCGGTGTCATGCGTGACACATCGCTCGAGCGTGATCTGTTCATGCTTCGTCTGTCCCGGCGACCTGCGCACCATGCCAGGGTCGCCGCCCTCACGGCGTTCGATCGGCGCAGTGCTCGGTTTCAGTGCG includes:
- a CDS encoding phage tail protein, with amino-acid sequence MAAEEHRCRASAPPSRFDPYRVFKFRVRWDGRHVAGISTVSALKPSTAPIERREGGDPGMVRRSPGQTKHEQITLERCVTHDTEFEQWANTVSVSGSGPGAEVSPKDLRKDTVIEAYNESGQLAIAYRLYRCWVSEYQALPDPDASVGAIVIQTLKLENEGWERDYAVDVGAASRAGHCPPHGYPARRAARAHRPVAPRAAGVRAGRRAAARRVRSRSRSRTPKRGARSGGDVFPSATPTDRVDSQRLARLSVAGGNIRNIVLHAPFFAAAEEAPVQQGSTFGSTSAELGRLRQ